CTGGCTGCCCCAACGACGTCGCATCCGCCGCAGGACCGAGTCGGAACCGCTTTGCATCGAGATGTGCAGGTGCGGGCAGATCTTGTCGGGGTACTGGGCCATCACCTCGATCAGTTCTTTGGTGACCTCGGTTGCTTCGATGCTGGAAAGACGCACGCGGAAGTCGGCGTCGATCTGCGAAAGCATTTCCATTAGCTTGGCCAGACGAACCCAATCGGTCTTCGGCTTCCCCTTGTTCAGGTCGACTCCGTAATGCCCCAGGTGAATGCCGGTCAGCACGATCTCGCGAAACCCATTGCCAGCCAGGCGAGCCACTTCGTCGACGATCTCCCCCGAGGGTCGACTGTACATCTCAGGCCGAACGTACGGAATGATACAGAAGCTACACCGCAGCAGGCAGCCGTCCTGCACCTTCACATAAGCGCGGTGGCGATCGCCGAACTTCGAGATTCCATCGGGAATGTCGATCACCCCCATCCGGCCTAAAAGGTCGGGGATCTCCCGTTTGTCGGTCACCACTTCCGAGACATTAGGTAGCACCTTCAGCTCGTTCGGGGCTCGGGTCGCATAGCAGCCCATGACCACGATCCTGGAGTTCGGGTTGTCGCGGGCCAGCCGGCGAATGGCCTGGCGGCTTTTCGAGTCCCCCTCGTTGGTCACCGTGCAGGTATTCACCACGCACACGTCAGCCGCTTCGCTGTCGTCTGCATCTCGATAGCCGCCGCGCGCAAGCCCTTCGCGAACCAGTTCGGTTTCGTATTGGTTGACCTTGCACCCCAGGGTAAGGGTCTTCAGCTTGAGATCGCTCATCAGCAGATGGTAGGGGCTAAAGAGTGCTTCCAAAAATCTGGTCCCCTCGCCCCTCAGGAGAGAGGGTTAGGGTGAGGGGCGAACAATCGCAGGCGGAAGAACCAACGCCCCTGTTCTCTCCAAAAGTAGGAGAGCGAACAGGCCATTTTAACACTCTGGCTCGATCGTGGAAGACATCGAACCGCGGCAACGAGCGATCAGATCGTCTTTGCCGTAGGCATGAATCTGGTCCCGCTTCAGCTCGGCATGCTCTTTGGTTGTGGTCAGGCAGATCGCCTTGCCGTCGGAATCGACCGTCTTGGCAATCTGGAAACCCTTCTCAACTGGGTGTCCGAACAG
The Blastopirellula marina genome window above contains:
- the mtaB gene encoding tRNA (N(6)-L-threonylcarbamoyladenosine(37)-C(2))-methylthiotransferase MtaB — encoded protein: MEALFSPYHLLMSDLKLKTLTLGCKVNQYETELVREGLARGGYRDADDSEAADVCVVNTCTVTNEGDSKSRQAIRRLARDNPNSRIVVMGCYATRAPNELKVLPNVSEVVTDKREIPDLLGRMGVIDIPDGISKFGDRHRAYVKVQDGCLLRCSFCIIPYVRPEMYSRPSGEIVDEVARLAGNGFREIVLTGIHLGHYGVDLNKGKPKTDWVRLAKLMEMLSQIDADFRVRLSSIEATEVTKELIEVMAQYPDKICPHLHISMQSGSDSVLRRMRRRWGSQRFIDRCKLLKDSIDKPSISTDIIVGFPGETEEEFQETCHVSETVGFSKIHIFPFSPRKGTPAAEMADQVPGDVKADRRARLAAVEDKTRETYYESLVGDTLDVLIEAEDRDDASFAMGTSCRYAPVYVDRSKVEIGERYQVKIDRAESTRVLGTVILPR
- a CDS encoding ATP-dependent Clp protease adaptor ClpS, which codes for MGDSNTSVAEPWEATTVSTKTKPKNKQKPKRQPRYHVMLWNDDDHTYEYVILMMHELFGHPVEKGFQIAKTVDSDGKAICLTTTKEHAELKRDQIHAYGKDDLIARCRGSMSSTIEPEC